In Arachis hypogaea cultivar Tifrunner chromosome 2, arahy.Tifrunner.gnm2.J5K5, whole genome shotgun sequence, a genomic segment contains:
- the LOC112760393 gene encoding uncharacterized protein isoform X1: MDQDEKLRKCSNMKCQRVQVDESSVPALKDEAMEVDHFLAENRNEHVSVDGGLDIHAAFNGKDDLEMEVLDGFLDDVEIDDLEGTDVFSGACEEVFFDFEFDSKAEVLGPGPCEGSLLQNSTSESHSSELSGSSIVGWVSESTKLPIAQSECKNNPLDDVVSYQSRGAFRNNPHQPANEDCLYNISLDIPHLHQLNNDHHLAGGILYCKRETGSIEKSQPTALKEKRFRKPTLRYIEETSNSRSKEKVPTAGTKRKHSSASSCDELHIRIKALRKIRVEKSSNGISDVTIPKLKAHRGRPKKEKLDDEEAFSLDSEDECLTPKRSKKKDRRKHQRMWTLSEVIKLVDGISEYGVGRWTDIKRFSFSSSSYRTPIDLRDKWRNLLRASSIQTNTIDQKEDDQNDDHTLRPLPFNVACRVRELAKIHPYPRQRGGSKNSRGSKLGTSTSVSQSKDSPPIGQSKRNIRRKCTYK, from the exons ATGGATCAGGATGAAAAGTTGCGGAAGTGTTCCAATATGAAATGCCAAAGG GTTCAGGTGGATGAATCATCTGTGCCTGCTCTTAAAGATGAAGCAATGGAAGTTGACCATTTTCTTGCAGAAAATAGAAATGAGCATGTCTCAGTAGATG GTGGTTTGGATATTCATGCAGCTTTCAATGGAAAGGATGACTTGGAGATGGAG GTCCTTGATGGATTTTTGGATGATGTTGAAATCGATGACCTTGAAGGAACTGATGTTTTCTCTGGTGCATGCGAGGAGGTTTTTTTTG ATTTTGAATTTGACAGCAAGGCTGAGGTGCTTGGCCCTGGTCCTTGTGAAGGTTCCCTTCTGCAAAACTCAACTTCAGAAAGTCATTCTTCAGAATTGAGTGGAAGCAGCATTGTTGGTTGGGTATCAGAATCTACAAAACTACCCATTGCACAATCTGAATGCAAAAATAATCCTCTAGATGATGTAGTATCCTATCAATCACGTGGTGCCTTCAGGAACAATCCTCATCAACCGGCAAATGAGGATTGCCTGTACAACATTTCACTCGACATACCGCATCTACATCAGTTGAATAATGATCATCATTTGGCTGGTGGTATATTATATTGTAAAAGGGAAACGGGTTCAATTGAAAAGAGTCAACCTACTGCACTTAAAGAGAAGAGATTCCGAAAGCCTACTCTTAGGTACATTGAAGAGACTTCAAATTCAAGGTCAAAGGAAAAGGTACCAACTGCTGGTACAAAAAGAAAACATTCAAGTGCCTCATCATGTGATGAACTTCATATAAGAATTAAAGCATTGAGAAAGATTCGAGTTGAGAAGTCTAGTAATGGAATTAGTGATGTGACAATCCCAAAGTTGAAAGCTCACAGGGGCCGACCAAAGAAAGAG AAACTTGATGATGAGGAGGCATTTTCCTTGGACTCTGAGGATGAATGTTTGACACCAAAAAGATCTAAAAAGAAAGATCGGAGAAAGCATCAGAGGATGTGGACTCTCTCTGAGGTTATTAAGTTGGTTGATGGCATATCTGAATATGGAGTTGGTAGGTGGACGGATATAAAGaggttttcattttcttcttcaagCTATCGAACACCCATAGATCTCAGG GACAAGTGGCGTAATCTTTTAAGAGCCAGTTCCATTCAGACAAACACAATAGACCAGAAAGAG GATGATCAAAATGATGATCATACTTTACGCCCCCTACCATTTAACGTGGCATGCCGTGTGCGTGAATTGGCTAAAATTCACCCGTACCCAAGGCAACGCGGCGGCTCAAAGAATTCTCGCGGTAGCAAACTTGGTACTTCTACTTCAGTTAGTCAAAGTAAAGATTCTCCTCCCATTGGCCAGAGCAAAAGAAATATACGGAGGAAGTGTACTTACAAGTGA
- the LOC112760393 gene encoding uncharacterized protein isoform X3: protein MPKGGLDIHAAFNGKDDLEMEVLDGFLDDVEIDDLEGTDVFSGACEEVFFDFEFDSKAEVLGPGPCEGSLLQNSTSESHSSELSGSSIVGWVSESTKLPIAQSECKNNPLDDVVSYQSRGAFRNNPHQPANEDCLYNISLDIPHLHQLNNDHHLAGGILYCKRETGSIEKSQPTALKEKRFRKPTLRYIEETSNSRSKEKVPTAGTKRKHSSASSCDELHIRIKALRKIRVEKSSNGISDVTIPKLKAHRGRPKKEKLDDEEAFSLDSEDECLTPKRSKKKDRRKHQRMWTLSEVIKLVDGISEYGVGRWTDIKRFSFSSSSYRTPIDLRDKWRNLLRASSIQTNTIDQKEDDQNDDHTLRPLPFNVACRVRELAKIHPYPRQRGGSKNSRGSKLGTSTSVSQSKDSPPIGQSKRNIRRKCTYK from the exons ATGCCAAAGG GTGGTTTGGATATTCATGCAGCTTTCAATGGAAAGGATGACTTGGAGATGGAG GTCCTTGATGGATTTTTGGATGATGTTGAAATCGATGACCTTGAAGGAACTGATGTTTTCTCTGGTGCATGCGAGGAGGTTTTTTTTG ATTTTGAATTTGACAGCAAGGCTGAGGTGCTTGGCCCTGGTCCTTGTGAAGGTTCCCTTCTGCAAAACTCAACTTCAGAAAGTCATTCTTCAGAATTGAGTGGAAGCAGCATTGTTGGTTGGGTATCAGAATCTACAAAACTACCCATTGCACAATCTGAATGCAAAAATAATCCTCTAGATGATGTAGTATCCTATCAATCACGTGGTGCCTTCAGGAACAATCCTCATCAACCGGCAAATGAGGATTGCCTGTACAACATTTCACTCGACATACCGCATCTACATCAGTTGAATAATGATCATCATTTGGCTGGTGGTATATTATATTGTAAAAGGGAAACGGGTTCAATTGAAAAGAGTCAACCTACTGCACTTAAAGAGAAGAGATTCCGAAAGCCTACTCTTAGGTACATTGAAGAGACTTCAAATTCAAGGTCAAAGGAAAAGGTACCAACTGCTGGTACAAAAAGAAAACATTCAAGTGCCTCATCATGTGATGAACTTCATATAAGAATTAAAGCATTGAGAAAGATTCGAGTTGAGAAGTCTAGTAATGGAATTAGTGATGTGACAATCCCAAAGTTGAAAGCTCACAGGGGCCGACCAAAGAAAGAG AAACTTGATGATGAGGAGGCATTTTCCTTGGACTCTGAGGATGAATGTTTGACACCAAAAAGATCTAAAAAGAAAGATCGGAGAAAGCATCAGAGGATGTGGACTCTCTCTGAGGTTATTAAGTTGGTTGATGGCATATCTGAATATGGAGTTGGTAGGTGGACGGATATAAAGaggttttcattttcttcttcaagCTATCGAACACCCATAGATCTCAGG GACAAGTGGCGTAATCTTTTAAGAGCCAGTTCCATTCAGACAAACACAATAGACCAGAAAGAG GATGATCAAAATGATGATCATACTTTACGCCCCCTACCATTTAACGTGGCATGCCGTGTGCGTGAATTGGCTAAAATTCACCCGTACCCAAGGCAACGCGGCGGCTCAAAGAATTCTCGCGGTAGCAAACTTGGTACTTCTACTTCAGTTAGTCAAAGTAAAGATTCTCCTCCCATTGGCCAGAGCAAAAGAAATATACGGAGGAAGTGTACTTACAAGTGA
- the LOC112760393 gene encoding uncharacterized protein isoform X2 translates to MEVDHFLAENRNEHVSVDGGLDIHAAFNGKDDLEMEVLDGFLDDVEIDDLEGTDVFSGACEEVFFDFEFDSKAEVLGPGPCEGSLLQNSTSESHSSELSGSSIVGWVSESTKLPIAQSECKNNPLDDVVSYQSRGAFRNNPHQPANEDCLYNISLDIPHLHQLNNDHHLAGGILYCKRETGSIEKSQPTALKEKRFRKPTLRYIEETSNSRSKEKVPTAGTKRKHSSASSCDELHIRIKALRKIRVEKSSNGISDVTIPKLKAHRGRPKKEKLDDEEAFSLDSEDECLTPKRSKKKDRRKHQRMWTLSEVIKLVDGISEYGVGRWTDIKRFSFSSSSYRTPIDLRDKWRNLLRASSIQTNTIDQKEDDQNDDHTLRPLPFNVACRVRELAKIHPYPRQRGGSKNSRGSKLGTSTSVSQSKDSPPIGQSKRNIRRKCTYK, encoded by the exons ATGGAAGTTGACCATTTTCTTGCAGAAAATAGAAATGAGCATGTCTCAGTAGATG GTGGTTTGGATATTCATGCAGCTTTCAATGGAAAGGATGACTTGGAGATGGAG GTCCTTGATGGATTTTTGGATGATGTTGAAATCGATGACCTTGAAGGAACTGATGTTTTCTCTGGTGCATGCGAGGAGGTTTTTTTTG ATTTTGAATTTGACAGCAAGGCTGAGGTGCTTGGCCCTGGTCCTTGTGAAGGTTCCCTTCTGCAAAACTCAACTTCAGAAAGTCATTCTTCAGAATTGAGTGGAAGCAGCATTGTTGGTTGGGTATCAGAATCTACAAAACTACCCATTGCACAATCTGAATGCAAAAATAATCCTCTAGATGATGTAGTATCCTATCAATCACGTGGTGCCTTCAGGAACAATCCTCATCAACCGGCAAATGAGGATTGCCTGTACAACATTTCACTCGACATACCGCATCTACATCAGTTGAATAATGATCATCATTTGGCTGGTGGTATATTATATTGTAAAAGGGAAACGGGTTCAATTGAAAAGAGTCAACCTACTGCACTTAAAGAGAAGAGATTCCGAAAGCCTACTCTTAGGTACATTGAAGAGACTTCAAATTCAAGGTCAAAGGAAAAGGTACCAACTGCTGGTACAAAAAGAAAACATTCAAGTGCCTCATCATGTGATGAACTTCATATAAGAATTAAAGCATTGAGAAAGATTCGAGTTGAGAAGTCTAGTAATGGAATTAGTGATGTGACAATCCCAAAGTTGAAAGCTCACAGGGGCCGACCAAAGAAAGAG AAACTTGATGATGAGGAGGCATTTTCCTTGGACTCTGAGGATGAATGTTTGACACCAAAAAGATCTAAAAAGAAAGATCGGAGAAAGCATCAGAGGATGTGGACTCTCTCTGAGGTTATTAAGTTGGTTGATGGCATATCTGAATATGGAGTTGGTAGGTGGACGGATATAAAGaggttttcattttcttcttcaagCTATCGAACACCCATAGATCTCAGG GACAAGTGGCGTAATCTTTTAAGAGCCAGTTCCATTCAGACAAACACAATAGACCAGAAAGAG GATGATCAAAATGATGATCATACTTTACGCCCCCTACCATTTAACGTGGCATGCCGTGTGCGTGAATTGGCTAAAATTCACCCGTACCCAAGGCAACGCGGCGGCTCAAAGAATTCTCGCGGTAGCAAACTTGGTACTTCTACTTCAGTTAGTCAAAGTAAAGATTCTCCTCCCATTGGCCAGAGCAAAAGAAATATACGGAGGAAGTGTACTTACAAGTGA